A stretch of Pueribacillus theae DNA encodes these proteins:
- a CDS encoding APC family permease translates to MNTGSELVQSEVSKKTGTEQKMGLIGAIAVIVGSMVGASIFAFLGSIAAKTGSSLYIVYLIAVIPAIFGSVAYLQLGAMFPESGGTYHYNKKLLSPFMGLLAGLSILFAAVGVLSTMSIALAQFLQMYLPNAPLIPTSLGVLALFFIINFFGLKTTNAIQVIMVIWMIAALLIFAFPGLIIGEPAPPSDLPFLSNGFSGLFIAAALASFAYAGYNIITELGGNIKNPKRNLPLSIIISLLLVALIYFFVTLAVSRLVPAEELATGDLSLTTIATQFLSPGFVTFIGIGALLALATTLNVAVMIIPQELNAIAKDGLAPKIFTKLHGKNEIPTAGLITGFVFGVLLILSGISLDASGLMITVGFLAAAVFTGFGARKAPKLFKSDYEAAEIRIRPRVLSFFCWAGILSSLFFIFFSMVDAPLVMVAYIVLVIAAYVYHKWINKNNLNVEE, encoded by the coding sequence ATGAATACTGGAAGTGAACTTGTTCAGTCAGAAGTTAGCAAAAAAACGGGCACTGAACAAAAGATGGGTTTAATAGGGGCTATTGCTGTGATTGTCGGATCGATGGTTGGTGCATCTATTTTTGCTTTTCTAGGTTCGATCGCTGCAAAAACAGGGTCATCGCTCTATATCGTATATCTCATTGCTGTTATTCCAGCTATTTTTGGAAGCGTTGCCTATTTGCAGCTTGGTGCTATGTTTCCCGAAAGTGGAGGTACTTATCATTATAATAAAAAATTGCTTTCACCATTTATGGGATTATTAGCGGGGCTTTCGATCTTATTCGCGGCCGTTGGTGTGTTGAGCACGATGTCCATCGCCCTTGCCCAATTTTTACAAATGTATTTACCTAATGCACCGCTGATTCCTACTTCATTAGGTGTTTTAGCGCTCTTTTTTATCATTAATTTCTTTGGTCTTAAGACAACAAACGCCATTCAAGTCATTATGGTTATTTGGATGATAGCGGCGCTTTTGATTTTTGCGTTTCCAGGTTTAATAATCGGAGAGCCTGCACCTCCTTCGGATTTACCTTTTCTTTCTAATGGTTTTTCTGGCTTATTCATTGCAGCTGCATTAGCTTCTTTTGCCTATGCAGGGTATAACATTATAACTGAGTTAGGGGGAAATATAAAGAACCCAAAGAGAAATTTGCCTCTATCTATCATTATTAGTTTGCTTCTTGTTGCTTTAATCTACTTCTTTGTAACGTTAGCCGTATCTAGATTGGTGCCTGCAGAAGAATTAGCAACTGGTGATTTAAGTTTAACAACGATTGCAACCCAATTCTTATCACCAGGTTTCGTAACGTTTATTGGTATCGGTGCTTTGTTAGCGCTTGCAACAACACTGAATGTAGCCGTTATGATTATCCCACAAGAACTAAATGCAATAGCAAAGGACGGATTAGCTCCTAAGATATTCACGAAATTACATGGAAAAAATGAAATCCCAACTGCTGGATTAATAACGGGGTTTGTATTTGGAGTTTTATTGATTTTATCAGGTATAAGTTTAGATGCAAGTGGTTTAATGATTACCGTAGGATTTCTAGCGGCAGCTGTATTTACAGGGTTTGGGGCAAGAAAGGCTCCGAAACTATTTAAGTCAGATTACGAAGCAGCCGAGATTCGCATTCGTCCTCGTGTTTTGTCTTTCTTTTGTTGGGCGGGTATTCTTTCGAGTCTTTTCTTTATTTTCTTTTCGATGGTTGATGCACCGTTAGTCATGGTTGCCTATATCGTATTAGTGATTGCCGCGTACGTTTATCATAAGTGGATCAATAAAAACAATTTAAATGTGGAGGAATAA